Proteins encoded in a region of the Scomber scombrus chromosome 16, fScoSco1.1, whole genome shotgun sequence genome:
- the nup153 gene encoding nuclear pore complex protein Nup153 isoform X2: protein MAATGGGKIRSRRYHIASKPYAKTKQQQSGLISRVTDTVKSIVPSWLQKYFKNGDAPEGGEAVQGTDQNCQPPPPPPPNGSEEGPPPLDGRDSPEPSTSNTEPSTSRASLNFQEYVLSRPPLSRSHLHFSPLDASSPTLGASSSLFSQPSTSSAPGPFSTGFSLVKEIKDNLSQHEDDNISTTSGFSSRASDKDVPTSKTASLPQLWSPEMDRTNSGTHHAQSSLKRPAFNLSVFGASNSTLNSTVLNSSQLGDSPFYPGKTTYGGAAAVRSSRARPGTPYQAPVRRQIKAKPASAQPCGVTSATARRILQSLERMSSPLADAKRIPSAASSPLSASMDATNLDVSHFQAKKKRLDSSLPPVQKLVVPAAVSVSGNRSVSFRPTLTPGGVSRPLDRTPRETPTRKSPQLPEETPGPSKSTIGFTGLTYPLSSTPAASSVSSGGGKMKRERTSTRPSSKRNEEEEVAEVPELPAISLPISSTALPTFSFTSPLPPFTTSTTVSTPPQTTPVTPAKETLTNKDKPAASTPPCEPFTFSSPIVKATAASPPSFSPSAGFTFSAPVAKLGPSMSNGSLATPIMAAVKPATSKSTEDFEGPFKPAKTLKQGSVLDLLKAPGFASPVARTSPSPDDAPQQTSTQITAPSTTTTSLSSSTGFGDLFKPPAGWSCDVCLVQNKPSDTKCVCCMSPQPSSSSSSKPKDSKPTASSVGLESSSTNSTSTTGFGTMFSKPAGTWDCDTCLVLNKPDAVKCVACETAKPGTGLKPSLTLPSAFSAVKTVSSPTAPITTGFVGFGDKFKKPEGAWECDTCMVQNKAEDTKCVACMSAKPGASTESSDGTFSSVSSAPVFGLGDKFKKDEGSWDCDVCLLQNKAADVQCVACQAAKPGAKVEPKAFGSSAVGTSSSSTFGSSTSTTGGFKFGTSDSTSASGTGGFKFGGSFTESSSSSSSSGFKFGAAFGSSSSETTSKDTTASSGFKFGSSSEGFKFGTASSDDKKSDQPATDSGFKFGASGGIAFGTGSSSTESNSKGGFTFGLSKPEEKTSDTTTTTSTSVTFTPPASSQDKGDDVASSDDTTSTNTNTTTTTTSSAGSVFARLGERTLTTTAPQGSSTFGSLSTEKEPAAPTFTFGKPEEKKEAAASSAPSNFLFGAASKDADAAPAAATTGGFSFSKPSAPAEQPTPAFTFGKPTDKTETSTSEAPKPSFAFGQSVADSAPAPKQTFSFMAGNPTNTTTSSSSAPTPSLFGSGSSSSTQAPASTAAPSTFMFGQPAATSSDATPAKAFVFGQNQDSQPPAPSAAPVNSAPSPAPSQPFIFGAPASAAPAAAPSFGFGAAAPSAASSAAPSAAPPPFVFSSAPSGGFGANQTPSFGSPFGSPFPAASSPAPAFGAKQNATPVFGQQANSTPVFGAAANSAPGGGFQFGGASGFAPSNNSAGVFTFGAGSAASPAPPANPSIAPQAGTPGGGFNFAQPPAFNIGSTKSFTASPAGQQAIAGRKIKTAVRRRK from the exons ATGGCGGCCACGGGTGGAGGGAAAATCAGAAGCAGGAGATATCACATCGCCTCTAAACCTTACGCCAAGACTAAACAG CAGCAGTCAGGCCTGATCAGTCGAGTAACAGACACAGTAAAGAGCATCGTTCCTTCCTGGCTGCAAAAATACTTTAAGAATGGAGATGCTCCTGAAGGAGGGGAGGCTGTACAGGGGACAGACCAGAACTGCCAgccgccgcctcctcctcctcctaatgGCAGCGAAGAGGGACCTCCTCCTCTGGATGGACGCGACTCACCAGAGCCAAGCACCAGTAACACAG AGCCCTCAACCAGCCGAGCATCACTGAACTTTCAGGAATATGTATTATCTCGGCCCCCTCTTAGTCGTTCCCACCTACACTTTTCTCCGCTGGACGCCTCCTCCCCAACGCTGGGGGCCTCCAGTAGCCTCTTCTCCCAGCCCTCAACTTCTTCAGCCCCAGGACCTTTTTCCACGGGCTTTTCCTTGGTCAAAGAAATCAAGGATAATCTCTCACAGCACGAAGATGACAACATCTCCACCACTAGCGGCTTCTCCTCCCGCGCCTCTGACAAAG ATGTCCCCACTTCCAAAACAGCGTCACTTCCCCAGCTTTGGTCCCCAGAGATGGACAGAACAAACTCTGGGACTCACCATGCCCAGTCCAGTCTGAAAAGGCCTGCTTTCAACCTGTCTGTCTTTGGAGCCTCCAAT TCGACATTAAACAGCACAGTGTTGAACTCCAGCCAACTTGGAGACTCGCCCTTCTACCCTGGGAAGACCACGTATGGCGGAGCAGCTGCAGTGAGGAGCTCTCGTGCTCGTCCTGGAACACCATACCAG GCTCCAGTGAGAAGACAGATCAAGGCCAAGCCTGCCAGTGCGCAGCCCTGTGGGGTGACGAGTGCCACAGCCAGACGCATCCTGCAGTCCTTGGAGCGCATGTCGAGCCCTCTCGCT GATGCCAAGAGAATCCCGTCAGCAGCCTCCTCTCCCTTGTCAGCA TCAATGGATGCCACAAATCTAGATGTTTCACATTTCCAGGCGAAAAAGAAACGG ctGGATTCCTCCCTCCCACCGGTGCAGAAGCTGGTGGTTCCTGCTGCAGTGTCCGTGTCTGGAAACCGCTCCGTGTCCTTCAGGCCTACTTTGACTCCTGGAGGAGTGAGCCGACCTCTGGACAGAACCCCAAGAGAGACG ccCACGAGAAAATCACCGCAACTGCCTGAAGAAACCCCAGGTCCATCTAAAAG CACAATTGGTTTCACTGGCCTGACCTATCCTCTGTCCAGCACACCTGCAGCCAGCAGCGTGAGCTCTGGAGGGGgcaagatgaagagagagaggaccagTACACGGCCCTCCTCTAAACGcaacgaagaagaagag GTAGCCGAGGTACCGGAACTTCCAGCCATTTCACTTCCCATCAGTAGCACCGCGTTGCCCACCTTCAGCTTTACCTCCCCTCTACCACCTTTCACCACCTCCACTACCGTCAGCACCCCCCCCCAAACCACACCTGTCACTCCTGCTAAGGAAACATTAACAAATAAG gaCAAACCAGCGGCCTCAACACCCCCTTGTGAACCTTTTACATTTTCCTCCCCGATTGTCAAAGCAACTGCTGCTAGCCCACCTTCCTTTTCCCCCTCA GCTGGATTTACTTTTAGCGCACCTGTAGCAAAGTTGGGTCCCTCCATGTCAAATGGGAGTCTAGCCACTCCCATAATGGCAGCAG TGAAGCCAGCAACAAGCAAAAGCACAGAAGATTTTGAAGGACCCTTTAAACCAGCCAAAACCCTGAAGCAGGGCAGTGTGCTGGATCTTCTTAAAGCACCTG GTTTTGCCTCTCCTGTTGCCCGAACTTCCCCGAGTCCCGATGATGCTCCCCAGCAGACCTCCACACAAATCACTGCGCCCTCCACAACCAccacctccctctcctcttcaaCGGGCTTTGGTGACTTGTTCAAACCACCGGCAGGCTGGAGCTGTGACGTCTGTTTGGTGCAGAACAAGCCGTCAGATACAAAGTGCGTTTGCTGCATGTCCCCCCAGCCCagttcctcctcatcatccaaACCCAAGGACAGTAAACCCACCGCCTCCTCAGTCGGGCTGGAGAGCAGCAGCACGAACAGCACCTCCACCACAGGTTTTGGCACAATGTTCTCCAAACCTGCAGGAACCTGGGACTGCGATACGTGTCTTGTTCTAAACAAACCCGATGCAGTAAAGTGTGTGGCCTGCGAAACGGCCAAGCCTGGGACAGGGCTTAAGCCCTCACTGACTCTTCCTTCTGCCTTCTCAGCTGTTAAGACTGTATCCAGCCCCACAGCCCCCATCACTACAGGGTTTGTCGGATTTGGAGACAAGTTCAAAAAACCTGAAGGTGCATGGGAATGTGATACATGCATGGTACAGAACAAGGCAGAGGATACAAAGTGTGTGGCCTGCATGAGTGCTAAACCAG GAGCATCAACAGAGTCCTCAGATGGCACCTTTTCTTCAGTCAGCAGTGCTCCAGTGTTTGGGTTGGGGGACAAATTTAAGAAGGATGAGGGTTCCTGGGATTGTGACGTCTGTCTTCTACAGAATAAGGCTGCTGATGTACAGTGTGTTGCCTGTCAGGCAGCCAAACCTGGAGCCAAAGTGGAgcccaaag CTTTTGGTTCATCAGCTGTTGGAACGTCAAGCTCCTCTACCTTTGGCTCTTCTACCTCTACTACTGGAGGTTTTAAGTTTGGCACATCAGACAGTACCTCAGCATCTGGAACTGGGGGTTTCAAGTTTGGGGGCTCATTTACAGAatcgtcctcctcttcttcttcaagTGGATTCAAATTTGGAGCTGCATTTGGAAGCTCCTCATCAGAAACCACTTCCAAAGACACTACTGCCTCATCAGGGTTCAAATTCGGCAGCTCATCTGAGGGCTTTAAATTTGGGACTGCCTCTAGTGATGATAAAAAGTCAGACCAGCCTGCCACAGATTCTGGATTTAAATTTGGTGCCAGTGGCGGGATAGCGTTTGGAACTGGATCATCTAGCACAGAAAGTAACTCTAAGGGCGGCTTCACCTTTGGGTTGTCAAAACCTGAAGAGAAAACGTCAgacaccaccactaccacctcAACCTCTGTTACTTTCACTCCCCCTGCTTCCTCTCAAGACAAGGGCGACGATGTGGCATCATCAGATGACACCACATCAACAAACACCAAcacaaccaccaccacaactAGCTCCGCTGGGTCTGTATTTGCGAGATTGGGTGAGCGCACTTTGACCACCACCGCACCACAAGGGAGCTCCACTTTTGGATCTTTATCTACAGAAAAGGAGCCAGCTGCTCCCACGTTTACCTTTGGGAAgccagaggaaaagaaagaagcgGCTGCCTCTTCTGCTCCGTCTAACTTCCTCTTCGGTGCTGCTAGTAAAGATGCTGATGCTGCACCGGCAGCGGCCACTACAGGAGGTTTTTCCTTCAGCAAGCCGAGTGCTCCAGCAGAACAGCCTACACCTGCGTTCACTTTTGGAAAGCCGACAGACAAGACTGAAACATCAACTTCAGAGGCCCCTAAGCCTTCCTTCGCTTTTGGACAAAGTGTTGCAG ATTCTGCTCCGGCTCCAAAACAAACCTTTTCCTTTATGGCTGGTAAtcccaccaacaccaccacttCGTCATCCTCTGCCCCAACACCAAGTCTGTTcggcagcggcagcagcagctccacccAGGCTCCAGCCTCTACTGCAGCTCCCAGCACTTTCATGTTCGGTCAGCCTGCTGCGACTTCCAGCGACGCTACTCCAGCTAAAGCCTTTGTCTTTGGCCAGAACCAGGACAGCCAGCCGCCTGCCCCATCCGCTGCCCCAGTGAACTCTGCTCCATCTCCAGCCCCTTCTCAGCCCTTCATCTTTGGTGCTCCTGCCagtgctgctcctgctgctgctccctccTTTGGTTTTGGAGCAGCAGCGCCCTCTGCTGCCTCTTCTGCAG ctCCATCTGCAGCCCCTCCCCCGTTTGTATTCAGCTCAGCCCCCTCTGGTGGCTTCGGGGCCAACCAGACTCCCTCCTTTGGTTCACCCTTTGGATCCCCTTTCCCAGCTGCATCCTCCCCAGCCCCAGCCTTTGGGGCCAAGCAGAATGCCACCCCTGTCTTTGGGCAGCAGGCCAACTCCACACCTGTATTTGGGGCAGCTGCTAACTCTGCACCAG GTGGAGGTTTTCAGTTTGGAGGAGCCAGCGGATTCGCACCCTCAAACAACAGCGCGGGAGTATTTACTTTCGGAGCGGGATCAGCAGCATCTCCTGCCCCCCCTGCTAACCCCTCTATTGCTCCCCAGGCAGGAACACCTGGAGGTGGATTCAACTTCGCACAGCCCCCCGCGTTCAATATTGG GTCAACTAAATCCTTCACCGCCTCTCCTGCTGGACAGCAAGCGATCGCTGGACGCAAGATCAAGACAGCGGTGCGGCGCAGAAAGTAG